One Aspergillus oryzae RIB40 DNA, chromosome 2 genomic window carries:
- a CDS encoding BTB/POZ domain-containing protein (predicted protein) translates to MDGPQKRLFAAHKDILCVSPFFAAAYTQAQPSDSPNRRVNLPDEQPEVFSCILEYLYKGDYYPQLVHNKQLNSWELEDTGTDKDGQSNGATLFHHAAGAEILRDTAV, encoded by the exons ATGGACG GTCCACAAAAACGCCTCTTCGCAGCTCACAAAGACATCCTTTGCGTATCCCCATTCTTCGCCGCAGCATATACCCAAGCACAGCCGTCGGACTCTCCTAACAGACGAGTGAATCTTCCCGATGAGCAACCGGAAGTCTTTTCGTGTATTCTCGAGTACCTCTACAAGGGCGATTATTACCCCCAGCTGGTGCACAACAAGCAATTAAATTCCTGGGAATTGGAAGATACGGGAACCGATAAGGATGGCCAGAGTAATGGGGCGACTTTGTTTCATCATGCTGCTGGAGCGGAGA